GTTTACTATATTGTTTtcacggacgcccgcgacttcgtccgctcttaaacctccttaatccgaccttTTTGCCACATCCGTTCTAAGCAGATACCTATCTGCTACCGCTACAGATAAAAACGACCTCCCTGCCCATGGAGAACCAGCATTCCTGCCTAAATACCAATAAAAACATGCGACATACCATTGGATAGGATTTTCTAtgtactttaattaataataaggtcAAAAGCTCCTAATTACTGTGTGGAACAAGTTATGGCTCGAAAAAGAAacacaaaacataaaacaataaaatggtTTAACAAGCTTTATGTGAGAGCTATATTGATATTTAGGCAggctcccatacatttttgccGGTTCTCTTTTCATTGTTGTTTGTCCAGCTGTTTATTCGCgtttataaatagataattattaatatatacaagacagtgctggtcgaccccccaccaggtggactgacgacatcaagcgatatcgtcgcagggactcgctggatgcaggtggcttaatatcgtgatgtttggaagtccctacaaaagtcctacgtcctgcagtggacatccatcggctgatataatgatgatatacAAGACTAGAAGAggtctcgcggtttcaccctatatatttcccattcctgtggggaaaaatatagcctatgacactcacaatatAACAATGgtctttttaactgacttccaaaaaggaggttttacgttcggctgtatgtatgttttttttttctaaaatggtaaaagaattttcaaaattggttcagtagattaccACAtgcaacatcacaaactttgcctctttaaaatattagtatagattattatttaatacataccTACGTCTCCAGGCTCCACataatatttgaatttattgcATACATGTTCACATTCTGGCACCGGAGCAACCGACCAAGTCTTGTTACCTTTCACCTGACCCTGCCACATCAGTCTTGGAATATAGTCCAACTGCAATGGCATTAggtaacataaattaaaattataatataaaacttcatttaaatataaatataaccatTTTTACAAGTAGGTTAAATAGATGATTATTATAAAGCAAATGCGCGTGTTTGTAAGGAGAAATGCATAAAGAACATTATTCcagatcataaaaatatatcaacattGTGTTTTTTTGAAGACAAGAATTGAATGctcaacaaaataatttttctatCTCCAATGTCACATGTTTCATCAACACCAAATGGCTAGATGAACTTCAATCCTTTCCTGTTTACATTAACCATATttctcttttatatttattaaataacatcaaTCTACTTAGTTTATAACTAATCTTATTAGAAAGGCAATATGATTCTGCTAAGAAACCCCCCAAACATAATTTCTTGTTCAATGACAATTTTAATAAgagtaaaattttcattttgcttttgcaaaatagatttttattgtaGACTTGTAGCAAACAGTCACTACTTCTATGGTAAAACCTTTTAACCAGTAACATTTTAACAATCTTtcaacttaatttttaaatataataaatatgactATCAATAGGGGTATAAAGAGGGTGGGTATGTAAGTCTGTAAGTCACAATTACATctatagtaaaattaatttaaatctgTTAAATGGTTTAGTGAAAAGGTAACAAGACAGATTTCGTATTAATCAATATGGACTTCCACATTGATAAGTCATCTACAGACTATTCTGAGCCCTACATCAAaactgaggtgaattcgaaacttcaATGCCATGATGCTCGTGTTAAGACCACTCACATCTATATTGTCGCATTCCCAATGGACTTCGACGTCGCATCTTACTAATAAAGCGCGACTAGTAGTCACATTGTTTAGAGCCTCCCTACTATTGGGGCCCCACAGTGAGCATATCCTTGCCTGATTTGGCTAGGCTGGCTTTGGCctaagtctatgcaagaggcatatgtccagcagtggatgtccattggttgttgatgatgatggactTCCATTAATAATTAAGATAAGAATCGTTTACATGCATAACAGCTCCCATTTCATATCCAAAGAATACATTTTCAGTCACTGGGAATTCTGCATCTTCAGGAAGAAACTCTGGTACTGTGTAATACTTTCTGACCTTGGTTAAAATATCTGGATGACAGTTGCCCCTGtaagacaatatttatttatgtttttgaaaaatagtaaaacgAGATTTAAGTTTTGTTGGTCATGATGGAActgattgatatttttttggccAATTCTAAGCAAATTATAGAATGTCCATTTTGTGCATGGTTTCacctatacatttttatttttattaaaaccatAAGTTTTGTTAACCAAGAACTTTTCATTAGTGAGTGCCTGCAATGTTGTACATGTGAAATCAAGTATTTACAAATTCTTTAAGAACCTATACTATGTGTTTTTCCACTAAGAAAATGTAGTCTACTTATTGATCAAGAACCACTATTTACAAGTGAAAATGTAACTAATTATAAGCACTAgtgaaaacatagttattttgaaatcacagacagacatttaaaCATGCAAATAGATTCAACAGTTAAAGAAAGGATTCAATTTGAGCGCTGAGTTTAATCCTGACATGATAGACCATTTTGTTACAATTTGATATTCTTTGACATGATTAAGTTTAAGTATACATTGTCAATCATACTCACCAACCAACATACCAAGGTTCTTGACCAGGCTCATTTCTCACTCTCGCAGCTGGCATACTAAACACTTCTTTTAATGTAAAGAGATCTGTTTTGAAATTCAGGAACTGACAACCTTCTTCAAGACTCTCATAGCTACCTGCAGTTTGTTCATACAACTTTTTGAACATGTAAAAATTAAACTCTTTGATGGCTCTCCAATGGACTATtgcattttttacaattatagGTTTTGATGAATAGGcgtatttctaaaaataaacaataaaaacatatttttattgtgtaatgtttttaaaaactacaaaaagGTAAGTACAACCATGAAATTTTGACTCCTAGCCGACCTAGCAAACCACCACCATATACATTGTACCATATACATTTAATTACCAAAATACTACATCACAATcaaaaaatagataattaataCTGTGCAATATATGTATTGTAAAGTATTAATctatcaaatataattaaaaaaaaaaattcattataatCTGTTGAGCCGTTTCGGCTGAATGCAATAAACCAAGAATTTTATTTACACACATATTGCATGCATTCTGTATCTATGGCcatgggttcaattcccacaactggaaaatatttgtgttatgaGGATATGGGTGTTTTACAGTGTCTGGGTCTATTTATACATTACTTAAATGCATGGCCAGCATGGTGGGCTGTAACCTATcgctctttctgagaggagactcgtgctccacagtgagctgaatatgggtggTTTATGATGACGAGCAGTTTtatttagtatataaatatatatactaaaaTCCGCTATCCCATAgcacgcttactttggggcttagtagtgatgtgtgtactTATTAAAAATTCGTACCCGAAATTTTTGGCGCGTAATGTTCATCAGTATAATCGGTTTCGTAACATTCGCACAATATCCGCAGTCGGAGAGAGGGCGCGTTGCTTCCCACACCAAGTGATTAATAGGTAACAGACATCTTGCACTTAGCAAATAGTCCACTGCTaaactaaataacaatattGATGTAAAAGTCACCCCTAGTGTAATTATTGCTTTTCGCGTTAAtcctgtatataaatatttttctttcttttctccaATGTAACAGatataattaaacttttttattaaaacttcgtCAATCCCTTTTTCTAATGCAATTTTCTGTGTAAGTTTgagttttctttgtatatttttttctttactgaGCTTTTGCATTGTCTCATTCTTcaaatttttgtaataaatgtaaatgaaataaCTAACATTTACGGCTAAAGCTAAATAATTAGAAATttagaattttctattttgaacACGGaagtaaaattttgaatttgacattgacagacaACTTGACaacaatgacattttttttttattttctatagaACTATCACAGATTTTAAGTTTCTGAAAAGGATATTATAGCAGCCCTCACATCGTTCCCAAAAGGGTCTGCGTCGGGCCTAGACGGCATTTCTCCGCAGCATCTGATTGACCTAACTAGTCATGGAACTGGTATTGCTGGGGAACACCTTGCTTCAAGCATCACTAAGCTGGTCAATCTTATGCTGCTGGGAGATGTGTATCAAGAAATTACACCAGTGCTCTACGGAGCAAACCTCATTGCACTTTCAAAAAAAGACGGTGGCGTGCGCCCTATCGCTGTGGGATCGACTCTACGGAGATTAGCGGCGAAAGTCTGCGTTAGGCACACTcgtaaaaaatttcaaaatctttttgaaCCAATACAGGTCGGATTCGGCACCCGCGGCGGTTGCGAGGCGGCTGTGCATGCTGTACGTACATTCGTGATGAGCGACTCATGCGaggtacttttaaaattagACGTGAAAAATGCATTTAACTCGATAAGTAGAGACACCTTGTTAAACGAAATCAAAATTACGGCTCCggaaatttacaattttttaatgcAGTGTTATCACGATccatcaaaattattatataaaaacaacgAAATCCTTTCGGCAGTAGGTTGTCAACAAGGTGATCCCCTCGGTCCAGCTATATTTAGTTTGGCAATAAATTCAATAATCCATagtctaaattcaaaattaaatgtatggTACCTCGATGACGGCACTTTGGGTGGTGATTCACAAACAGTTTTAGctgatttattacaaatttacaataaatttagaGATATTGGCCTTGAGCTAAACTTCAATAAATGCGAGTTGTATATTTCCGACTCCGTAGATTCTCATCTGGCATcacaaattcatcaaaatttcaGTAACGTCGCGCCAAATATTAAAACCGTTTTCAAGGATAGTCTACATCTCCTTGGATCACCCGTCTTTGATGAAGCCATCCCTCCTCTTCTAACTAATtcgatttcaaaatttaataaccACTCGGACCGCCTCCTCAAAATTAGCCGCCACTCTGctctttttattgtaaaattctgtTTACTAATACCAAAATTCACATACTTGCTCCGCTGCTGCCCTATATGGAAACATGACCATctaattttacaaatagatttgcttttaaaatcacaaatcgaatccattttaaatattagtttgAACGAACAGGCATGGACCCAAGCCACTCTACCGATTAGGTATGGTGGTTTGGGTACTCGCAAAATTTCCGATATTGCTCTGCCAGCATTCTTGGCTTCAATCCATAGCACTTTCAATCTCGCAGGTAAAATCCTCAAAGCCCCTTCGGCTACAAACTGCGAGATTGCATGCTTGGATGAGGCTAAGAATGCATGGCTAACTGGATCAAATCATTTCCCGACCAGACCAAAAACACAAAGGGCTTGGGACACTATAATATCAGCTTCAACGTTGAATTCTCTGCTTGAAGTCACATCTGGCAGGGACCGGGCGAGGATTCTGGCATCTTCTAGACCAGAGTCAGGCCATTGGCTCCATGCTTATCCATCACCTAATACTGGCACTTTAATAGACCCAGAATCATTCCGCATTGCCGCTGCTCTTCGGGTTGGAGCTGTGCTATGCGCGGAGCACAATTGCACATCTTGCGGAGCCCGTGTAGATGAGCTCGGCCACCACGGACTCGCCTGCCCTTCAGGCGCCGGCCGCTTGTCCCGCCATTCCGCGCTTAATGACATCCTTAGAAGGGCGCTCGTCAGTGCTAACGTACCTGCCGTTCTGGAGCCTCAGATCGTGCGCAACGATGGCAAGCGTCCCGACGGGATGTCATTAATTCCCTGGAGTATGGGTCGTGCGCTGGTGTGGGATGCCACTTGTGCAGACACTTTAGCTGCTTCTTACATCCAGTCGACCGGCAGACATGGCGGGGCGGCGGCAGACATACGGGAAcgtcaaaagtttttaaaatacagttgtctcggcgcccaatatgaattcgtcccgtttggcgtcgagacactaggtccgtggggcaggagcgctcagaatctccacaaggagatcagtaaacgcctcagagaggcaacaggcgaccctcgggcgggcagctttctcgcgcaaagaatttctatcgcaattcagcgcgggaatgctgcctgcgtgatgggcaccctaccaagggcggcaaatttcgataattatttctaggtattagttttaattttaatttattttaattttgtagtt
The DNA window shown above is from Bicyclus anynana chromosome 15, ilBicAnyn1.1, whole genome shotgun sequence and carries:
- the LOC112054156 gene encoding uncharacterized protein LOC112054156; protein product: MQKLSKEKNIQRKLKLTQKIALEKGIDEVLIKKFNYICYIGEKKEKYLYTGLTRKAIITLGVTFTSILLFSLAVDYLLSARCLLPINHLVWEATRPLSDCGYCANVTKPIILMNITRQKFRKYAYSSKPIIVKNAIVHWRAIKEFNFYMFKKLYEQTAGSYESLEEGCQFLNFKTDLFTLKEVFSMPAARVRNEPGQEPWYVGWGNCHPDILTKVRKYYTVPEFLPEDAEFPVTENVFFGYEMGAVMHLDYIPRLMWQGQVKGNKTWSVAPVPECEHVCNKFKYYVEPGDVVLLDTRVWYHATSIPKGQFSLTVQSEYG